In Actinomycetes bacterium, the DNA window CTGCGCAAGGCGGCGTTCACGGCCGAGATCTGGGTGAGCACGTCGATGCAGTAGGTGTCCTCGTCCACTAGCCGCTGCAGGCCGCGTACCTGGCCCTCCACCCGCCGCAGGCGGCTCAGGAGCTGTTCTTTGCTCTCGGTGTAGCCCGGCATGCGCCTCCACCTCACTCGATGCCTGTTGACACCATACCCCCCTACGGTATTTGCGGCAAGGATCAAGACGGCGGACCTCCCACTGTCGAGGTCACCGTCGACGATGGCTCCAGAGGCCTGGCCAAGACGTTTGGCGAGCAGGTCCACGCCCACCACGCAAACCGCCCAA includes these proteins:
- a CDS encoding metal-sensitive transcriptional regulator, with amino-acid sequence MPGYTESKEQLLSRLRRVEGQVRGLQRLVDEDTYCIDVLTQISAVNAALRSVAVALLDDHLRHCVRDAASDDARSDAIVTEATDAINRLLKS